One Podarcis muralis chromosome 1, rPodMur119.hap1.1, whole genome shotgun sequence genomic window carries:
- the LOC114595914 gene encoding prothrombin isoform X6: protein MEQSPGQRTSTSLLERDFCLQQDSKLEKSGAHAMGQSRTRMLRTLLLAILLDLSLSYNQVFLDQKQALSLLKRSRRANKGYLEEVRKGNLERECLEEVCSYEEAREAIESNAQTDIFWAQYSVCKSQKQPRAALDECLKGDCVKDAGQNYRGSISFTKSGIECQYWSSKFPHKPDFNTTSHPGANLTENYCRNPNNNTRGPWCYTRNPVVRAEECAVPVCGENRTSVPISPRTPGQEQKKQGPCVPNKGLQYTGTLSVTLSGAQCLPWASEQARAMSHGKPFHGNPNLVQNYCRNPDEDDEGVWCYINRPNVTFDYCDLNYCESFVDDFDYEDEQRAGRTTVQEHKTFFDPKTFGQGEADCGSRPLFEKLQVSDKTEQELLDSYLAGRIVKGSDAEKGSSPWQVMLFRKSPQELLCGASLISNRWILTAAHCIFYPPWDKNFTKDDIIVRIGKHDRKVYERTMEKIMLIEKVIIHPKYNWKENLDRDIALLLLKKPVEFSNYIHPVCLPTKEIVQSLMLTGYKGRVTGWGNLQETWTAGRSPLPGILQQVNLPIVPRETCKASTKIRVTDNMFCAGYSPEDSQRGDACEGDSGGPFVMKNPTDNRWYQTGIVSWGEGCDRDGKYGFYTHVFRLKKWLQKVTEKHGH, encoded by the exons TCAGGCGCACACGCAATGGGACAGAGCAGAACCAGAATGCTGAGGACCCTTCTCCTTGCCATTCTTCTGGACctctcactgagctacaaccaGG TCTTTCTCGATCAGAAGCAAGCACTCTCCTTGCTGAAGCGCTCAAGGCGAGCCAACAAAGGATACCTAGAAGAGGTGCGCAAAGGCAATCTAGAACGGGAGTGCCTGGAGGAAGTGTGCAGCTATGAAGAAGCCCGTGAAGCCATTGAGTCTAATGCCCAAACA GATATTTTCTGGGCACAATACTCAG TATGTAAGTCTCAGAAGCAGCCCAGAGCAGCTCTTGATGAGTGCCTGAAAG GTGACTGTGTCAAAGATGCGGGGCAGAATTATAGGGGATCCATTTCGTTCACCAAGTCAGGAATTGAATGCCAGTACTGGTCAAGCAAATTTCCTCATAAGCCTGA CTTCAACACGACAAGCCATCCAGGTGCCAACCTCACTGAAAACTACTGTAGGAATCCAAACAACAACACAAGGGGTCCCTGGTGCTACACCCGAAACCCAGTCGTGCGCGCAGAAGAGTGTGCTGTACCTGTGTGTG GTGAGAACCGAACCTCGGTTCCAATTTCCCCAAGGACCCCAGGGCAAGAGCAGAAGAAGCAAGGGCCTTGTGTGCCGAACAAGGGGCTGCAGTATACGGGGACCCTCTCCGTCACCCTTTCCGGGGCCCAGTGCTTGCCATGGGCCTCAGAACAAGCAAGAGCGATGAGCCACGGGAAACCCTTCCATGGCAACCCTAACCTGGTGCAGAATTATTGCCGCAACCCTGATGAGGACGACGAAGGCGTCTGGTGCTACATCAACCGTCCTAACGTGACCTTTGACTATTGTGACTTGAACTACTGCG AAAGTTTTGTGGATGATTTCGATTATGAGGATGAGCAAAGAGCAGGCCGGACTACTGTCCAAGAACACAAAACCTTCTTTGATCCTAAGACGTTTGGTCAAGGTGAAGCAG ACTGTGGTTCCCGTCCTCTGTTTGAGAAGCTGCAGGTATCTGATAAGACTGAGCAGGAGCTGCTGGACTCCTATCTGGCAGGCCGAATTGTGAAGGGATCCGATGCTGAAAAAGGAAGTTCCCCGTG GCAAGTGATGCTGTTCAGGAAGAGCCCCCAGGAGCTGCTATGTGGAGCCAGTCTCATCAGTAATCGCTGGATCCTAACTGCTGCCCATTGCATCTTCTACCCACCTTGGGATAAGAATTTCACTAAAGACGACATCATTGTACGGATTGGCAAACACGACCGGAAGGT CTATGAGAGGACCATGGAGAAAATTATGTTGATAGAGAAAGTCATCATTCACCCCAAGTACAATTGGAAGGAGAATCTAGACCGGGACATTGCACTGTTACTACTGAAGAAGCCCGTTGAGTTCAGCAACTATATACATCCAGTCTGTTTACCCACTAAAGAGATTGTTCAAAG CCTGATGCTAACGGGATACAAAGGGCGTGTGACTGGTTGGGGAAACCTACAGGAGACATGGACCGCTGGCAGGTCACCTCTGCCAGGCATACTACAGCAGGTGAACCTCCCTATTGTGCCAAGAGAAACTTGCAAGGCATCCACCAAGATTAGAGTCACAGACAACATGTTCTGTGCAG GGTACAGCCCTGAAGATTCTCAAAGAGGAGACGCCTGCGAAGGCGACAGTGGAGGCCCTTTTGTCATGAAG AACCCAACAGATAATCGGTGGTATCAGACAGGTATCGTCTCATGGGGAGAAGGCTGTGATCGTGATGGCAAATATGGATTCTACACCCACGTCTTCCGCCTGAAGAAATGGTTGCAAAAGGTTACTGAGAAACATGGGCATTAA
- the LOC114595914 gene encoding prothrombin isoform X7, with translation MREAFMSGAHAMGQSRTRMLRTLLLAILLDLSLSYNQVFLDQKQALSLLKRSRRANKGYLEEVRKGNLERECLEEVCSYEEAREAIESNAQTDIFWAQYSVCKSQKQPRAALDECLKGDCVKDAGQNYRGSISFTKSGIECQYWSSKFPHKPDFNTTSHPGANLTENYCRNPNNNTRGPWCYTRNPVVRAEECAVPVCGENRTSVPISPRTPGQEQKKQGPCVPNKGLQYTGTLSVTLSGAQCLPWASEQARAMSHGKPFHGNPNLVQNYCRNPDEDDEGVWCYINRPNVTFDYCDLNYCESFVDDFDYEDEQRAGRTTVQEHKTFFDPKTFGQGEADCGSRPLFEKLQVSDKTEQELLDSYLAGRIVKGSDAEKGSSPWQVMLFRKSPQELLCGASLISNRWILTAAHCIFYPPWDKNFTKDDIIVRIGKHDRKVYERTMEKIMLIEKVIIHPKYNWKENLDRDIALLLLKKPVEFSNYIHPVCLPTKEIVQSLMLTGYKGRVTGWGNLQETWTAGRSPLPGILQQVNLPIVPRETCKASTKIRVTDNMFCAGYSPEDSQRGDACEGDSGGPFVMKNPTDNRWYQTGIVSWGEGCDRDGKYGFYTHVFRLKKWLQKVTEKHGH, from the exons atgagggaggctttcatg TCAGGCGCACACGCAATGGGACAGAGCAGAACCAGAATGCTGAGGACCCTTCTCCTTGCCATTCTTCTGGACctctcactgagctacaaccaGG TCTTTCTCGATCAGAAGCAAGCACTCTCCTTGCTGAAGCGCTCAAGGCGAGCCAACAAAGGATACCTAGAAGAGGTGCGCAAAGGCAATCTAGAACGGGAGTGCCTGGAGGAAGTGTGCAGCTATGAAGAAGCCCGTGAAGCCATTGAGTCTAATGCCCAAACA GATATTTTCTGGGCACAATACTCAG TATGTAAGTCTCAGAAGCAGCCCAGAGCAGCTCTTGATGAGTGCCTGAAAG GTGACTGTGTCAAAGATGCGGGGCAGAATTATAGGGGATCCATTTCGTTCACCAAGTCAGGAATTGAATGCCAGTACTGGTCAAGCAAATTTCCTCATAAGCCTGA CTTCAACACGACAAGCCATCCAGGTGCCAACCTCACTGAAAACTACTGTAGGAATCCAAACAACAACACAAGGGGTCCCTGGTGCTACACCCGAAACCCAGTCGTGCGCGCAGAAGAGTGTGCTGTACCTGTGTGTG GTGAGAACCGAACCTCGGTTCCAATTTCCCCAAGGACCCCAGGGCAAGAGCAGAAGAAGCAAGGGCCTTGTGTGCCGAACAAGGGGCTGCAGTATACGGGGACCCTCTCCGTCACCCTTTCCGGGGCCCAGTGCTTGCCATGGGCCTCAGAACAAGCAAGAGCGATGAGCCACGGGAAACCCTTCCATGGCAACCCTAACCTGGTGCAGAATTATTGCCGCAACCCTGATGAGGACGACGAAGGCGTCTGGTGCTACATCAACCGTCCTAACGTGACCTTTGACTATTGTGACTTGAACTACTGCG AAAGTTTTGTGGATGATTTCGATTATGAGGATGAGCAAAGAGCAGGCCGGACTACTGTCCAAGAACACAAAACCTTCTTTGATCCTAAGACGTTTGGTCAAGGTGAAGCAG ACTGTGGTTCCCGTCCTCTGTTTGAGAAGCTGCAGGTATCTGATAAGACTGAGCAGGAGCTGCTGGACTCCTATCTGGCAGGCCGAATTGTGAAGGGATCCGATGCTGAAAAAGGAAGTTCCCCGTG GCAAGTGATGCTGTTCAGGAAGAGCCCCCAGGAGCTGCTATGTGGAGCCAGTCTCATCAGTAATCGCTGGATCCTAACTGCTGCCCATTGCATCTTCTACCCACCTTGGGATAAGAATTTCACTAAAGACGACATCATTGTACGGATTGGCAAACACGACCGGAAGGT CTATGAGAGGACCATGGAGAAAATTATGTTGATAGAGAAAGTCATCATTCACCCCAAGTACAATTGGAAGGAGAATCTAGACCGGGACATTGCACTGTTACTACTGAAGAAGCCCGTTGAGTTCAGCAACTATATACATCCAGTCTGTTTACCCACTAAAGAGATTGTTCAAAG CCTGATGCTAACGGGATACAAAGGGCGTGTGACTGGTTGGGGAAACCTACAGGAGACATGGACCGCTGGCAGGTCACCTCTGCCAGGCATACTACAGCAGGTGAACCTCCCTATTGTGCCAAGAGAAACTTGCAAGGCATCCACCAAGATTAGAGTCACAGACAACATGTTCTGTGCAG GGTACAGCCCTGAAGATTCTCAAAGAGGAGACGCCTGCGAAGGCGACAGTGGAGGCCCTTTTGTCATGAAG AACCCAACAGATAATCGGTGGTATCAGACAGGTATCGTCTCATGGGGAGAAGGCTGTGATCGTGATGGCAAATATGGATTCTACACCCACGTCTTCCGCCTGAAGAAATGGTTGCAAAAGGTTACTGAGAAACATGGGCATTAA